Genomic window (Lycium barbarum isolate Lr01 chromosome 2, ASM1917538v2, whole genome shotgun sequence):
GGATGTGCAAAGGTCTCGAGCATTTGTTTGGTGAGTTGCTGCCCCCTTGGGGGGTTGGGCTTTGACTACAAAGACTTGTTTCAGAGTTCATTTTGGGACCTTTCTATGTTAAAACTATAATAAATATGGAAATCTGCAGCCTGGTGCTTTTTGTGTGCTTTAGCCTGGTGCTTTTTGTGTGCTTTCTTTGCACTGCAGTCTTCCCTCATATATTTGTTGGCATATTTTCGCAGCTGTCATGCAATCAGATGGATTTGAGTACCTTAAAGAAAACTGCCCTTCTCTTCAGTCAGAGCTTCTTAAAACTGTTGCTGGTTGTGAGGATGATTGTAGCAGTGGAGGCGGAAAGACTAGAAGCGTTTGGGCTCAGCTTTCAGATGGTGCCGATACCAATGGCAGGAGGGTAAGGCAACGGACCTGATTTTAGATAGAGAACCCTGATTTTATTGTTCTGTATATTGGAAGATGTTTTGGAAATGTTACAGGAAGGTAAATGTACCATAGTTTTCTGGAATACTGAACAAGTCTGTTTGTAATACCAATATCCTGGAAGTTGCTGCATACTGAGTTTTCTTACATTTACACTGACACCAAGTTTGGTTTTCCGTAGACTATTTAGGGTTAAGATGTGATCCTGGAAAGTCAGTACCTTTGCTGTTGCCATTATAACCTTTGTAACTTCTACCTCTAATTGGAGGATACTCTTGTTTGTACTTCACACATGCTGCTTTGTAGAAAAAGGACGCTGCCTCTTCTCTGGTTTAGTACCAAATTTCTGAATTATTATTGCCTGTTCGCTGAGTTGGCAAGAAGCCGTTGCTCCGGAACTTTGTAAGACGACTCTTTCATAGCTTCAACTTTTTTACTGGTTGTGTTTTTAACATTCAGTGTAAAGTCTTGTTAAGGTGTTGAAGTAAGACAGGAGAAGTTGATATAGGGAGAAACGAGTTGATGCTTCTGTTGATATGCGTTGTTTGGTTGATTCTTTTTCTCATGTCTGTTTGAATAGCAGAGGTGGTGATTTAGCCTTGAGCATTGCCTTATTCCGATTTTGGTTCTTGTGTTATTCTACTGATTGACACGTTCAACCTTCAATTTATCCAAATGTGTAATTTTGGAGCTCTAGCTCCCTAGTTCTCTTAGCTATCGTTACTTATTTTGACCGGTGGAAAGCGGAAAGGCAGATGTGTCGGCTAGTCAGTCACCGACTCTTGACTGATGATTCAATGTTAGTGACCTCTAATTTTGGTCTTTGAACCTATTGGAAGTTGAAAACTTACCTAAGTCATTATTAAGAAAAttggaaataaaagaaaaaagactGAACTTTTCTGAATGTTAAATAACTAAATTTCCTGCCAATGCAATGAATTAGGAGGAGGAGAAAAATAAAATCAGTGAAACTAAAAAAGtaaaaaatcatgattttaaaatgGAGTAATGCCGTCTTCTTTAGGAAGAATGCTAGGACAAGGTTGGACCACTAGGATATAGCTATGTATAGGACCGGAGGATAAAACTTAAATCGCACCCGGAGCTTATACAGGAAAATGCTTTCTTGGTAAGTgatattttactttttttttttttttttgtgtttcgcAATTAAACAATAAATATTATTTCAAGAACGTTTTTATATATAATCTAGAAAAACACAACCAAACGTGAAAagttggaaaacattttctactATACCAAACACATCCTAAATCAATAGATTTAATCCTAGCAGCTAAAATTTAAGCGAAAACACGTTATTTAACTATGGGTCAGTAACAAATGTGGTATTAAAGAACACATCTTGCATTAACGTTTAGTTTATATATTGAGAGTGAATAAGTTTTTACTAGGACCAAAAACGGTTAGAAAACTGTTACTCATCGAATTAGATGATAAAGGAAATGAACACTAATATAGCGGTCCGTGACAAGCAGCAAAAATGATTTTGGGGTGCTAAGGCACTGCAAATATCTTGACAAAAGCAATTGAAAACAAAAGGTTCATCTCCTTTTTCTTCCTGTATTTCCCATTCCATTTCCTTTATCTTTTCTTTAAAATATAATGAAaataacaattattttaaggtttTCAAATAATTTCAAATTTAATTGCATGAAGGAAAGCCTTGACACAACAGTAAAAGTGTAAACCTTAGACCCATGTGACCAAGAGGTCAGAGCTACAAGTCATTGAAATCACCTCTTGGAAAAATGCAAGAAACCCAATGTGCTTCAACCCTTTCTCGGATCCCCGCAAAAAGCAGGAGCTTAGTGCACCTAGTTACCTTTTATTTCAAATTAAATGCTTCTAGCTAACTAGTGCATCTTTGCACTTAGGATCATACAATTCACCTATCAACTTCTTGTATTTCCATTCAAAACTCACGACTAAACAAGCACCGGAAGTCATGGTTACCATGAGATCAACTGCTTGTTTTCTATATACACTATCAAAGAATAAAAGGCTAGCATATTCCTTTTTATAGCTATAACAGACTTTCTGGACAAGAATCTTGTCACAAAAACAGGTTTTGAGGACTCTCTCAGGCTTCAACCCTGTTTCATGCACCTAAACTGCATGAGTAGGGAATGAGGTACAATTTATTCTCACAAAAGAGAATGCGTGCTTTTTGAATTAGCGTATCATGTTTACATAGTTCCAACCTATTCTAAAATAAGATTCGAAGAGCAGATTAGCCATAAGCAAACTATTAATTGTCTCTGCGAACCACTGGTTCAAGGCCTAGTTGAATTACGGCTTGCCTTATGCAACGCCATCAAACCTTTTCCGACCAGTCACCACCAAACCACAATTGATTTACAACAGCAAACAACGAGTAGGAGGTGGCTATATGAATGCTCCCTGTCCATGTCGCTTAATCAAGCATGTCTCAGTCTAATATTATAAAAACTGCAATCAGCTTGATGCCACATAAAAACAATGTTTCATTTGTTCTTATCTCTAGATTTCATAAACCCGATGTACGCAGGACATGCATAACTGTTTCCAGCTTATGGAAAAAATtacatggtattccattatcatTTAATAGATGATAACCAAGTTTTGTATCAAACTGATGTTATCAAAACTTCAAAAGTACCATAATCTCGTTTGGGTCGTTGACTACACGGCGGACATGGCATCCCAAGAGCAAGAATTGCGTCCACAAGCTTGACCTGATGATGTGGCTACGGCGTGGATTTGCTTGCAATCCCAGCCACAATCATCGAAAAAGCCAGAGCCAATTGCATCTTTCAATGCCAGATGATTCTTAGCATGCTGTGTCTTGGGACTGGAAAAGTTCGTCTGGTTCGAAGTGCCATCTTTGTCATCCAAGGGGGCTGGATCGCCTATCTCTTGCTTAACCTTGCATCCTTTAACATCATAGAAGAATCCAATTAtacaaattaataaataaaggaaATTTTCATTTTTGAACTGCTCAAAAGAATAATATccagcaaatgtataggttttaTATATTAAGTACAAATATACCTATAATATACACATTGTATACacaaaaatattcatataatatactTATTgcatacacaaaatatacatataatatacataaatatacatataatatagataattagtgtataggttttgtatatatttggctAGTGACCATAGTTAATTTCGGCCGACGGGCCGTAAATGAAAAAGTCCAATAATAAACTTCCACTATGTAGATAATTAGGAGAAATCAGTAAATTAACCACTCTCACCTGACATTGTGGCTATTGATGGTAACTCATGTAATGAGGTTCCACTGATAGGGGCGTATTCACTAAATACTGATGCAGAGAAATGACTGAAAGGAGAGAATGGATCGCCATAAGTTTCCCATCCTTTGAGATCTGGACATGAATTATCCTTTGAATCTTTCATAGTTTGTGATTCATAAAGCACAGCTTCCAGTAGACCACTGTTCCTAGGTGACAGACTACCCGATTCACTGTGTCCAGCTGGAGGGGATTGAATCAGAATATCAACTGACTCTAGTGAAGGAAGCGGGGAAGCAGGTGGGCCCCAGTTTGCTGTCTGATTTTGGAGTGAAGGGAGCTCCAGCTTCGTAGCCCatgtgggctctgaagaagaagAGTTGCCATTTAAACAGGCATGGCTGCCCGGAATTACACTTGAGAATGATCGATGATCATCATatgtcaaattatgattattataCGAAGAAAACCCCAAGGGTTGAGCAAGCAAAGAACTGCCATTCTGATATTGGAAGGAAGTTAGGAGAAGATCACCATTTGAACAGGAGAACACGGAATCTGATCCTCGTATACGCTTTGACGGATGCATTGTAGAAAGAAAAGACGTAGTACTATAGGGAACTCTATGTCCCTGGGCCAGAAAGCTAATTGGTGGTGGATAGAACAAGTGATTGAGTTCCAAATTTTTGAACTCCACAGCAGGAATCTCAAAGTTGTTAGAATTTTGTGCATCTGCAGACGAGAATGCACCCGATTCTTCATTTTGTTTGTTCTGACTTGCCAGGAAACAAATATCTGGAGGGTAAACTGGCAAGCCTGCACGCTGTCGTCTCTTTATTCTGGTGTTCCAGTAGTTCTTGATCTCGTTATCTGTGCGGCCAGGCAACTGAAAGGGTAGAAAACGGCATAAAAAAAAGTTAATAATGAGAAATTGAAGAAATCACACTCCTAATTACTTAATTAGTGATATCTCCAGCCTAATATTCTGCCTCTTTAACTGTTATATACTAATGTTGTTACTTTTACTTTGGTTATTTGGTTATCTTTACTATTTTGCTGTCAATACTTTTCTTTTCTTCAGTATTTTCATCATAGCTTTTTACTATTGTATTTTTCAAACCTGTTTCGAAAACGCTTTTATTGAGttgagggtctatcagaaacaacctatATACCTCACCCAAGGTAGGAGGGGgtcacactgggtatgttgttggtcTAAATGTGGAAATGACAGGTTAATGTTTTAAAAAATTTGAACCTTTTCTATTAAATGTGCCTGCGTAGCATTTTTTTCCATACTAGACTATTGAAGTACCATAAGCCGGGGTAGAACCTAAATTAGAAGTTGGACAGCTAATCCTCGACCAAATAAGTGTTAGGCAGTTTCATACAAAGTCATGCAACTTTTTGTTTAATGAAAAGTACTAACCAAGAGTATTAGTTCTACCAAGCACAAAACACTATTCATTATCACACAAGATATACTGCACATATCACCCAAAGGCCAAAGCATAAGCATGTGTATCAAGATGATGGAAGAATGTAACTTGGACTACTATAAAAGACAACAGATAGTACAGAGAAAATCATGTGTATCAAGATGATGGTAGAAAAGGTGCTCTGACAATGTGGCGTTCGTCGTTTGTAACTTCATAGAAAGGTGCTCTGACAATGTGGCGTTCGTCGTTTGTAACTTCTTCTTTACCAGGCGAACACTTTTGTCTAATTTTCCTATTCACTTCCTATACTGGTCAAGGGACAATTACCAAGTGTATAACAAACATACATATAAATATGTTTAAGGCAGATGAGACTTGATGATGCAATAAGTCTCATTGAGCCAGAAACCTTTTACATCCTGGATTCTGGCAACTTTTTAAGACTCTCTAAATCCATGTCATATCTCTTCTGATCATGGCTTCATTAGGCGGATTTTAGACCCCCCTTAGTGTTGAAAATAGAGCAAAAGAAATGCAACAAACTATTTCAGAGAGCGAAAGCTCAACAGTTAATGACTAGTGTTATTTTAAAAAGAATAGTCTGATCGACCGAGATACGCTGGCAGGGCCAAACAATGTTCACATTATCAACCCGTAAAGCAATGCCCATCTCAGAACCCTTGTGTCCCGAAGTGGTAGTCCTACTATGCTTCTGGGAGTTAACAAAACAATCTTCATTGAGATTTTAAGTATGTTTTTTCATCATTTGAAAGAAGAAATTTGCATCTTGTAGTAATATTCTTACATTTCTAAATATTCAAGTCTCATTTTCAAAAGATAGATTAATTTGAGTCCACTTCAATTCAAAAAATGAGTCCTATTGACATAAATAAGTGAAACAGGACTATCAGTTAGGGATTTCGTTTCACCAGGATTCGAAGAAGAATATGTAGCTCTAGTTACATAGCAAATTAAATGGATGGCGAACTGTTAGGTGTTATCAATAAACAGTGGGTGATTGATGACACAACATAAAGTGTCAACAAGAGCTATGGATGACTTTAAGCGAGAGCTATGGGTAGAAAATAGGAAATGAGAGCTTTCTCCTATTCTGATTTCCAAGGGTAACTATAATTTCATATGATAACACAAAAGTTGACAACAAAGGAAAAGCAAAATATAAGATTTGGGATTGCATGATTACAAACAGGGGCGATACATATGGGGAAGAAAAGCTAAATCTGATTCAAAAAGATTGAACAGATCAAGGTTCCCTGACACAGCTGAACATTTGAAGGTTAGCAGAAACTCATAATTAGACGACGAACTGATCAAAATAACACGAATTACTTATTCAGACAAGGACCAAACGGTGTGGAATCCGGTTCTTCAGAGGGTTGAGAAGAGATTAGCAGGGTGGCAGAAAAGATATTTGTCCAAAGGCGGAAGGAAGTGCTTATAAAGAGCACCTTATCGAGTATTCCTACTTATTTCTTGTCTTTGTTTCAGGCTCCAGTTTCAGTCACAGGAAAGTTGGAGAAGATCCAAAGAGATTTTCTTCGGGACGCAGCGGATGGGGCAAGGAAGTTTCACTCTGTGCGGTGGGAGACTGTCACATCTCCTAAAAAATGGAGAGGACTTGGTATTAAAGGACTTAAAAGTGTTTAATAAAGCCTTGCTTGGCAAATGGCtgtggagatttgggatggagaTAAATGTTTTTTGGAGAGGGGTGATAATTGATAAACATGGGGCTATGGAAGAGGATTGGAGATCTAGAGATGCGACTATGCCTTTTGGGTGTGGTTTGTGGAGGAACATCATGAAGGGATGGGATGATTTCAAAGTAAACATCTCATTCAAGGTTGGAGACGGGAGGAGAGTTAAATTTTGGGGTCATAGGTGGTGTGGAGATAATTTATTGAAAAATGAGTTTTCGAGCCTACATAGAATATCTTGCCAAAGAATACAACAAGTGAGAGGAACACAGGGTGGAGATACTTTTTGGGACTTGAGATTTAGGAGGGACTTGCATGATTGGGAGGTGACCAAGTTTCAAAGATTGTTGGCTCTACTCCATAAGCAAGTTACTTCGGTGGATGATCCCGATGAATTGTGGTGGGCTTTGGGGAAGAATGGTTTGTTCTCAGTCAAGTCTTTTTATGAGAAACTTTTGATTGGGGAAGATGAACTTTTTCCTTCTAACGCAGTTTGGGTTCCAAAGGTGCCAAGGAAGGTGTGTTTTTTCACTTTGCTAGCTACTAGAGGGGTGATCCTGACGCAGAAAATTTTAGAAAGCGGAAAGTTGGGATACGGCGAGGACGTgaatcatcttcttcttcattgtGGTCTTACTATGAGGCTATGGTGGGATATGTTCAGGTGGTTTGACAAACGTTGGGTAATGCCAAGAACTGTGAAAGAGTTGATGTTCAGTTGGAAGAGCGGGAGAAGGAGGAGAAGGCGTAGGGCATGGAACGTAGTTCCACTAGCTTTAATGTGGGTGGTGTGGGGAGAGAGAAACAGGAGAGCTTTTGAGGGGGTGGAGTCGAAATTTTCACAATTTAGGAGTGGCCTTCGatcccttatttttttttttttgggtgcacCCATAGAGCTCCCAATTGTATAGAAGATTGGGTGGAGTTTGTAGAGAATTACTTCTTTTGGTAGATTTCTttaccttttggtatatatccCTTGTATACGGCCAGATTtttggccatgtttatgaatgaaaatatgtTTACctgattaaaataaaataaaattaagtacTACTCCATCCGTACCATTTTATCTACGTTGTTTGACCGGGCGCAGAGTTTAAGCAAGAAAGACATACTTTTGAAACTTGAGGAGTTGAGGCATAAAACAAGCCATAGACATTTCTATAGtaataaatcatttcattagggTAAAAtagaaagtttaaagttaaatcaTTTCTAACTATAGAAacgtgtcattctttttgggatagactaaaaaggaaagtatacCAAATAAACTGGGATAGAGTAATAAAAACAGTACTTATCAAGGACTACTAGACATAGACCTCGAATTTATCCGGGGTAGGACATCCTACACTTAAAAAGGAATTAATATGAAATAAAAACATAAATGAAGGATGCCAGTTAAAGACATTTTGTTTGCAGAATTtacaaattaaacaaaaagatacTACATAtgattttccccttttttttgttCAAGAAACTGACACAAAGGTCAAAATACTAGAATCCTATACGTTTTGAAATTCGTAAGTATAAAACGATGAATGTTTTTTTAACAAAACAAAATCTTGAACTGTCAGTTTAACTAATTCTTCATGATTGTTCAATAAAATTACGGAAGCAGACGACACTATGCCTTATGATTATCTAAGCAAAGATACGGAACAAAATAAGACACTTTCAAATAGTTGGAGTAACCACAAGTGACTGAAAAAGATTGAGAGATAATACGAACCTCAGCAGCCATTCGTGCCCATTTGTTTCCAATCTTAGCATGCAGTTCAATTATCCGTCGCTCTTCCTCTGGAGTAAATGCACCTTTCTTTAAATCCGGTCTTAGGTGATTTGCCCACCGCAAACGACAACTTTTACCACAGCGAGCAAGTCCTGAATGCTTCTGAACAGCATTCCAATTCCCCTCACCATGTGTCATGACGTAATCCACTAAAATCGCATCTTCCGCAGAAGTCCAGGGACCTTTTTTAAGTGCTACACTTTCTTCATCTGGCGAATCCATGTCAACTTTGGATGTCATCATATAATCGGTTTCACTTGTGATGCTCATATCCTAAAAtgtttaataaataaaaaatgggACAATTACATTTTTGGACCTCTCAAAAGAATAATAGCCAGCAATTGTAAAGGTTTTGTatataagtataaatatacatataatatacataatcagtgtataggttttgtatattttggctagcgcccATAACTAATTTTGGCCGACGGGCCAAAATGATAAAAGCTCTAAAAAAATAGCATGTAATTGCCAATAGAAGGAGacgtgaagaaaaaaaaaaaggagacgtGAAATTGTTTGCTATAAAGTCAAGGGAGAAACACAGGCGTTATGTCCCAAAGGAGTGACCTCATTCACGACAAAGCCAGTCGAGCTTAATATTACAAATAGGTGATATTAAAGAAACTGCccctttttttttgggtgggggggggggggggggggggggataagtAAAAGGATTTTATTCAAATAACAGCACCACAACGGCACTGAAATTACAGAATAGGACGGATATATATAAGCCACGAAAGAAAGCAAATTGATATAGATTCTCACAAAATAACATAAAAGGTAAAAAGATAAATGATGAAAAAGGATAACCCGATACATAATTCAGGACATCAAACTGCTAAAAACTCATCGGACTTTGGGATAAAATGAATGAAACAGGAAGGAAAAGAGCTCATATACAAGTCCACAAAGAAATCCACTGAGCTCAATCCTAGGTATATATAATAACTTAATTCTTTgaccaaagcaaataaaaatatacaTCATAGCTTTCGAAGAAAACAAAGACGCCGCTAGCTTGTGAAAACAAataaggcataatacataaacaggccctcaaacttggcctcaactggaaagtatgccctccaactttgggtgtgcacaagtaggcacctcaacttttACACCAGAGTAGGGAGAAAGGGAAAGGGGAAGCTACTGATGGGGCTTGAACCCTCCACCTCCACTGTGGAATGCAGGGAGCTCACCAAGTGAGCTAGCCCTCAACCCCGTTAAAATACTTACTTACACGTGGTGCTTCTACCAAACCAATAAATGCATGGCTCAAAAATGAATGTGAAAGGGATTCAAAATTAATATGAAAGGAACTCCTAGTTTACAATTTACTTGACTTCACTAACTCCAATAAGAACCCATTCACACCtaacaacaccccccccccccccccccccccccaaaaaaaaacaaaaaaaacaaaaggtcacttctatgaaaatttcacaatcaacaatcaagaGACCCAATTCAATCTTTCTAGTGTAAACTGCTTAGACAAATTAAGAAAATACCCCAATAGGAGTATGCTGAGCAATTAACAGGCCTAATAAAATCACAAAAAACAGCAAACAAAACaagctaaaaaaaaatcacaaaaaccaGCAAACATAACAAGCTAAGAAAAAATCATAAAAACTAGCAAACATAACAAGCTTAGAAAAATCATAAAAACCAGGTAACATAACAAGctcaaaaaaatcataaaaaccaGGAAACATAACAAGctcaaaaaaatcataaaaaacAGGAAACAGAACAAGCTCAATAAAATCATAAAAACCAGGTAACATAACaagctaaaaaaaaatcataaaaaccaAGAAACATAACAAGCTAAAAGAAATCATAAAAAACAAGAAACATAACAAGCTAAAAGAAATCATAAAAACCAAGAAACATAACAAGCTCAAAAAAATCATAAAAGCCAGGAAACATAACAAGCTCAAGGAAATCATAAAATCCAGGAAACAAtacaagctaaaaaaaaaaatcataaaaaccaGGAAACACAACAAGCTCAAAGAAATCATAAAAACCAAGAAACACAACAAGCTCAAAGAAATCATAAAAACCAAGAAACATAACAAGctcaaaaaaatcataaaaaacAGGAAACAAAACAAGCTCAATAAAATCATAAAAACCAGGTAACATAACAAGCTAAAAACAAAATCATAAAAACCAAGAAACATAACAAGCTAAAAGAAATCATAAAAAACAAGAAACATAACAAGCTAAAAGAAATCATAAAAAACAAGAAACATAACAAGCTAAAAGAAATCATAAAAACCAAGAAACATAACAAGctcaaaaaaatcataaaaaccaGGAAACATAACAAGCTCAAGGAAATCATAAAATCCAGGAAACAAtacaagctaaaaaaaaaaaatcataaaaaccaGGAAACACAACAAGCTCAAAGAAATCATAAAAACCAAGAAACACAACAAGCTCAAAGAAATCATAAAAACCAAGAAACATAACAAGCTCAAAAAAATCATAAAACACAGGAAACAGAACAAGCTCAATAAAATCATAAAAACCAGGTAACATAACAAGCTCAAGGAAATCATAAAATCCAGGAAACATAACAAGctcaaaaaaatcataaaaaccaGGAAACATAACAAGCTCAAGGAAATCATAAAATCCAGGAAACAAtacaagctaaaaaaaaaaatcataaaaaccaGGAAACACAACAAGCTCAAAGAAATCATAAAAACCAAGAAACACAACAAGCTCAAAGAAATCATAAAAACCAAGAAACATAACAAGctcaaaaaaatcataaaaaacAGGAAACAGAACAAGCTCAATAAAATCATAAAAACCAAGTAACATaacaagctaaaaaaaaaatcataaaaaccaAGAAACATAACAAGCTAAAAGAAATCATAAAAAACAAGAAACATAACAAGATAAAAGAAATCATAAAAACCAAGAAACATAACAAGctcaaaaaaatcataaaaaccaGGAAACATAACAAGCTCAAGGAAATCATAAAATCCAGGAAACAAtacaagctaaaaaaaaaaaatcataaaaaccaGGAAACACAACAAGCTCAAAGAAATCATAAAAACCAAGAAACACAACAAGCTCAAAGAAATCATAAAAACCAAGAAACACAACAAGCTCAAAGAAATCATAAAAACCAAGAAACATAACAAGctcaaaaaaatcataaaaaacAGGAAACAGAACAAGCTCAATAAAATCATAAAAACCAGGTAACATAACAAGCTCAAGGAAATCATAAAATCCAGGAAACATAACAAGctcaaaaaaatcataaaaaccaGGAAACATAACAAGCTCAAGGAAATCATAAAATCCAGGAAACAAtacaagctaaaaaaaaaaatcataaaaaccaGGAAACACAACAAGCTCAAAGAaaaaaccctcaggggttggcctggtggtaattggcttgagccttggggtgctccctttcaaggtctcaagttcgaaacccactgggtgcaaacaatttctgagggccatcggactggggtaaaaccctgaattacccgtggtgcacttgcgggaaactccttgccgagggcctgtgcacccccgggattagtcggggctcaaagagacccggacacccggtgcttaatcaaaaaaaacaAGCTCAAAGAAATCATAAAAACCAAGAAACACAACAAGCTCAAAGAAATCATAAAAACCAAGAAACATAACAAGctcaaaaaaatcataaaaaacAGGAAACAGAACAAGCTCAATAAAATCATAAAAACCAGGTAACATAACAAGCTCAAGGAAATCATAAAATCCAGGAAACATAACAAGctcaaaaaaatcataaaaaccaGGAAACATAACAAGCTCAAGGAAATCATAAAATCCAGGAAACAAtacaagctaaaaaaaaaaatcataaaaaccaGGAAACACAACAAGCTCAAAGAAATCATAAAAACCAAGAAACACAACAAGCTCAAAGAAATCATAAAAACCAAGAAACATAACAAGctcaaaaaaatcataaaaaacAGGAAACAGAACAAGCTCAATAAAATCATAAAAACCAAGTAACATaacaagctaaaaaaaaaatcataaaaaccaAGAAACATAACAAGCTAAAAGAAATCATAAAAAACAAGAAACATAACAAGATAAAAGAAATCATAAAAACCAAGAAACATAACAAGctcaaaaaaatcataaaaaccaGGAAACATAACAAGCTCAAGGAAATCATAAAATCCAGGAAACAAtacaagctaaaaaaaaaaatcataaaaaccaGGAAACACAACAAGCTCAAAGAAATCATAAAAACCAAGAAACACAACAAGCTCAAAGAAATCATAAAAACCAAGAAACACAACAAGCTCAAAGAAATCATAAAAACCAAGAAACATAACAAGctcaaaaaaatcataaaaaacAGGAAACAGAACAAGCTCAATAAAATCATAAAAACCAGGTAACATAACAAGCTCAAGGAAATCATAAAATCCAGGAAACATAACAAGctcaaaaaaatcataaaaaccaGGAAACATAACAAGCTCAAGGAAATCATAAAATCCAGGAAACAAtacaagctaaaaaaaaaaatcataaaaaccaGGAAACACAACAAGCTCAAAGAaaaaaccctcaggggttggcctggtggtaattggcttgagccttggggtgctccctttcaaggtctcaagttcgaaacccactgggtgcaaacaatttctgagggccatcggactggggtaaaaccctgaattacccgtggtgcacttgcgggaaactccttgccgagggcctgtgcacccccgggattagtcggggctcaaagagacccggacacccggtgcttaatcaaaaaaaacaAGCTCAAAGAAATCATAAAAACCAAG
Coding sequences:
- the LOC132626287 gene encoding transcription factor GAMYB-like yields the protein MSITSETDYMMTSKVDMDSPDEESVALKKGPWTSAEDAILVDYVMTHGEGNWNAVQKHSGLARCGKSCRLRWANHLRPDLKKGAFTPEEERRIIELHAKIGNKWARMAAELPGRTDNEIKNYWNTRIKRRQRAGLPVYPPDICFLASQNKQNEESGAFSSADAQNSNNFEIPAVEFKNLELNHLFYPPPISFLAQGHRVPYSTTSFLSTMHPSKRIRGSDSVFSCSNGDLLLTSFQYQNGSSLLAQPLGFSSYNNHNLTYDDHRSFSSVIPGSHACLNGNSSSSEPTWATKLELPSLQNQTANWGPPASPLPSLESVDILIQSPPAGHSESGSLSPRNSGLLEAVLYESQTMKDSKDNSCPDLKGWETYGDPFSPFSHFSASVFSEYAPISGTSLHELPSIATMSGCKVKQEIGDPAPLDDKDGTSNQTNFSSPKTQHAKNHLALKDAIGSGFFDDCGWDCKQIHAVATSSGQACGRNSCSWDAMSAV